The Saccopteryx leptura isolate mSacLep1 chromosome 5, mSacLep1_pri_phased_curated, whole genome shotgun sequence nucleotide sequence tagtaagttgttttataaagatttattctgccaaacttagtgaaaatctgacataaagtacttggtaagtaattattattatatgctttaacttgctgtaactctgctttataaatcttataaagtaaagttacttccctactttataaatcaccattactgtggaactggtgggcggttagaaaattttactactaacagagatacaaaagtgggcgatctgtataaaaaggttgactacccctgatgtagacaATGTCCAGAACCATCACCCACTGTCAGGAACTTGTGGTGTGCCATTTTCTTCTGGGCTTATGGGAAAGGGGTGCATGTAGAACCAAATAGttactttttatttcagttgGCATGTTGCttttttcctccccctcctcacagcattatatatattttcttttccagtaATCCAGGAATCTCCAGGTGAAGGAGTAAGATGGTCCATAATAAGCTTGACAGGCATTTCTTACAAGGATGCTGGGGATTACAAGTGTAAGGCCAAAAATTTGGCTGGGACAGCAGAAGCTGTGGTTACTGTGACAGTGGTTGGTGTTGTCACGACCACTGTAGCATCAGACACTTCTGAAAGAAGAACAGGAGATCACCCTGAGCAAGATGTCCAGCCAGAATCTCGAAGATCTACATCCATAGATGGTCCATCGCCATCTCCCtggctttcttcctcctcttctttctctctctcttcttccacttttctttctacttctaCTTCAtctcctccttctgctgcttCCTTCCCTTTATCTCCATTCTTTTCCTCCATTGTCTCTTCAACCACAACTCTAAGCACTAGAATTTCAACAGGCACCACCATGGCTAACCGGCAGTCACTCCAGCTCCATCcagatgggaaaaaaaatttaaaggtgaATAGGAGTAGAAGTAAGCTTCCTCTAGCCAGTGCAAGTAAAAAAGAAGAGCTGGCATTATTGGATCGAGCAATGCCAATGGAGACAAATGCCACAATAGAACATCTCAGGGCAGTCATTGAGACCAAAGAGAGTGTGACCTTGATGTGGAGCACCGTCAACTCCATGCATGACTCAGAGGTGACTGTGTTGTATTCCAAACATGGTGAGAAGGACCTGGTGCTGCTGAATGCAGACTCCAGCAAGAACCAAATAACCATAGATGGCTTGGAGCCTGGTAGGCAGTATATCGCATGTGTCTGTCCAAAAGGAGTGCCTCCCCAGAAAGACCAATGTATCACCTTTTCTACTGACAGAGTAGAAGAAGGTCATGGTCAAGGGCCCTTTCTTATTGTGGTGAGCAGTACTGCCTGTGTTGTTTTCttgccattgattttttttctgttgtacaAAGTTTGCAAACTGCAATGTAAGTCAGAATCCTTCTGGGAAGATGATTTAGCAAAAGAGACTTATATCCAGTTTGAAACCTTGTCCCCGAGGTCTCAAAGTATAGGGGAACTTTGGACACGAAGGCACAGAGACGATTCAGAAAAACTGCTGCTTTATTCCGGGTCAAGTGTGGAATCTCAGATGACTTTTAAAACTGAGGGCTCTAGACCAGATTATTATTGCTAAAGTTTTATAGCTCAGATACACAAGACCCCACAACATTTCTTCTACAAAGTGAAGAATCTGAGAGTGTATTTGACTCTTTGTTTAGATGACATTTTTGGCAGACTTTCACGTTCTCCATAAAAATCACAAATGAAGTggttttaattgtgtttttaaaaactgccatCAGACCTCTGAACCGAACAGAGAGATAATCTTGATTTTTGCTATGTGGAAGATGtacatagaaataatttttagagcAATGCTTAATAAGTAGGAAGAGTAATGTTTTAGTTGTTAAAAATCAGTTCATGTGAAAGCAGTTGTGAAAAAACAAAGTCTGAATTTTTATGAGATAGATTTGGGGGCAGTGCAGGAAGATTAGTATAACCAACCAAGCCTTGATGTTCATTCATTTTCAAAGTGCTTTATGGCATTTGCTGTGGACATTTGCTGCCATTGCCTAGTGGGCAAGAGTGGAAATAGTACAGAATTTTGTATTGAGTGACGTTAAGTCCAACCCAATAGAGAGCGAGGGTTCCAGCTCTTGGTGCCATTAAGCATTACTGTATTGCGTAGTTGCATCAATATTGCaagtagaaatatttttcatgtccTTAGTTATATAGGTATTaacaaagataaatttaaaaagagaacatgATAAATATAAGACCATTTCAAAAAATAGTAACTGTTGCATGTTAATAGATTTTCTAACAGACTATGTGGGTCTTTTTAAGTGCCCATTTTAAAGCCATTTCTTTAATACATTGATAtttacttttcttccttccctctttttcttttttttccctgccccttctttctttttccccttctgcTTTGTCAGAAGACATTCAGGTAGTCAAAGGACCATGTCTAAGTTGTTTATATTTTGCCATGTATTATTTAGCCTtccttgaaaaaagaaagaactttttgaaagtctttttaaaatccaataaAAGATGTGTTAGGATTTTGAACAAGCAGTGGATTCAGTTGGTTAAACATTTCAGGTTAAAAACACCAGGAAAATTGAATTGAAAtggggctttaaaaataaaatttagggatttttctaaagttttcatCATTGTTACTAAAGATTATATTCCCTTTACATTGAAAATTTTGGAGTATAGAACAGACTTATGAAGGTGTAACAGGAGTCCTTATGTATTCTGAGAAGTAAGTTCTAAGCAAAAGCTATATTTTGTGTAAGAAACAGATTGACTTTCATGTAACACATTGTGGGAATTATGAAACAAGTAGCTGGAGAATGAAAAACATTACTCATTTCAAATGActcttcattaaaaagaaaaaaataattctagtttAGCCATAATCTGCATATTACAAATAGACTAGAATGGATGGATGGCCTGCTGGGTGGGAACTCCCAaatttctctgtttttgtctaatttccttcccttcctttccctcccctctcctctcctctcttccctttctctttcctttcctatttGTCCTTGGTGCTTTTATCAAATTAACAACCTAAcagtttttaatttgtattcattGCTAAGATCTGTTAGAAAAATACCTTTTGCAGACAATTTCTTACTTAGCTTCAAGTTATGTTCAATCAACTTATTTTAAATTGAAGATGGAAAAAACTTGTATTTCTTTACACTAAAGGCATGATAAAATCTCACTGCCATATTTAAAAAGTTCATATAAAGAGACTACCAAAATATTAGCACATCAGAAATAAGATACATGACTGTGGGATAATGTTATAGACACTGAGCCAAATGACACCCAAATACACAAAGGCAGGTTGTTTGTCAAGAAAGATGACTTGGAACATCCTGATGAGATAAATTACTGGCTGTCCTCATATTTAAAATCAAGTAATGCCTGAATTAGTTTTGACCAATGAGGATAAGCTAGTTGATGATatggaagggagaagaaagcgcTTTTGTCATCTTCAACTTGTTCTGGGCGCATTAGGGGAGTTGCAAGCAATTTGttactttaaagtaaaagaaataaaattgtaaatcatccactttctaaaaatacatacatttgaATGTAGTCAAGGTTATCCTGAAGATATCATTGCTCTTATGTTCTCACAAGAAGATCATGGAATTCTACATAATCAGCATCTTATCAGTATCACCATATCATTGTAGAGAGTAATCATCACTGATACATAGCCAACATAGATGGCAATTAAGCATGATTACAATGCTTTATTTTCAGGCAAACTATGCTTGAGGTTTATAAAGCTTAGGATACACATGTGGGTGTGTCACATGGGAGACTATCATCAGTGATGTGCTATGATGTAAAGAATTGCTGAGAATGCCAAGCTAGTAGTTTATGATGGCCAGAAGAGCAGAACCTGGGCTTTGGAGTCATACTAGTATCCTGGACTTTggggaaattttataaaaaaagttcTTGATCCATGGACATTTTTGAGAATCAAGTTTCAGAAACGGTATGGCTAATAAAGGgagataaaaaacaacaacaacaagactTCTAGTTGAGTAATTgtgaaataattgaaataaaatgggACACAGCCCAGGAAAATTGAATGGCTGTCAAGTAATCAAGAACTTTAAatgtttgtataaaatatataaagaatggaGAGTAACCAAGAATGAATATAGAAATAAAGCAAATCTATTAAAAAAGTTTCATAAATTAAGGCTCCTaataaattaaagattaaaaaaatggttaCACTGATGAAGGAAATATTaggcatatttttttattcaaaaagaacaaggaaatagTAAGTCTACTGCTTAGAGATGATAACAGAAAGCATATTAGAGAAATAGCAGAATCATTCAACTCCtgtgtattttcttctcttttctagatgtgttttaaaactgaatacagagcctgaccaggcagtggtgcagtggatagagcatcagactgggacgtggaggacacaggttccagaccccgaggttgctagcttgagtgcaggctcatcgggtttgagcaaggctcaccagcttaagcccaaagtcactggcttgagcaaggggtcacttggtctgctgtagtcctcgggttaaggcacatatgagaaatcaatcgaacaactaagaaactgcatcgaagaattgatgtttctcatctctcgcccttcctgtctgtctgtccctatctgtccctctctctgactctgtctctgccacaaaaaaacaaacaaacaaacaaacaaaactgaatacagagaagcaactatgaaaaGTGGGAACTTTCAGCCCCAAATAGATGAGAGATTAGTAAGAGATTTAAGTATGAAGATACTTAAAATGAGGCCAGGTGAATTATGTACCAGGGTGGTAAGAGAATTTTCAGCCATTATCTCAGAGCTACATTTTAGCAGTCTTTGAAAAGTCATAGAAAATAGGAGAGGTACCACAAGACCAGAGATAGGTatcttttacctttatttttgaaGAGGGGAATAAGATGGATTCCAGAAATTATAAACAATTTGACTCAGGTTTGCAAGTTTAACAACAGACTGCTAAAAGGCTCATTTTTGAGCATGTGGAAATGAATGTATGGTCATGAAGCAGCCAACAAATGAAAACTAAGAAGAAGCTTTGATAAACtaatatggtttattttttatgaggTTACTTAGGCAGATAGATTAAAGGACTGCTTAAAAGTCAAATAGCAGGTAGCAATTGTTACTTGTCTTGATTTGATGGAGTAATATGGGTTGTCTTTTCTCAGTAATGTCTTTCAATGGCTTTAAATAACATGAGAAAGTGTCAAGTAGAAACACTTTATTATATTTAGCACTTTTATAAATGGCTGGATGAACATATACTTTCCAACTCTGCAAATGGCATGAAAATAGGGTATTTTATATCAGTGCATCTCAAACTCTTCcccaagtattcttttttttaatctttatttatttttattcattatttagaggggagagagaaagagagagagagagagagagaaagagagagagagagagagaaaggggggaggagcaggaagcatcaacttccatatgtgccttgaccagacaagtgcagggttttgaaccggtgacctcagtgttccaagtcaacgttttatccactgcgccaccacaggtcaggcttccccaGATATTCTTAATGGAAGGGGAAAGTAAACATGTACATATGCAGAAACCAGGGCAAGTGTCTTAAGTGGCTGCTGAAATAGAGACATTTTCCTGAATTATTTTGTCTTAATTAAAGACCATGTGAATTTCCATTTTctgccaaaaattaaaaaagtataaaataatcatCTCTTTAATCAATCTCATTTCTTTCGGTACAATTGGCATTTCTGCCCCTTTGACTACTTTATACTTTGGTACATATTCCCCCAGAGGTGTTCTGCTTATCTTCACCCATGCAAGttaccatatttcttcatgtataagataACATCTTTTTTCGAAAAGTTTGGagcctaaaaactgggtgcgtcttatagagtggttgtagatatttttacttgcatttaagaagtgtggcatttcaaatgccatagatggaactgagaatgAGGCAATAAATCATATGAAGACAATGATTTTGTCATCAGACAAATataagacaagctaatggatgggagttttgatagtaatgaggagttgtataaattttataatgaataaaacgagttcaataactttatattgtacattttttttcaaattttgggcccccaaattaaggtgcatctcatACATGAGAACATCTTacgcatggggaaatatggtataaaaaCCTCTATTAGAGATTATTTCATGCTATATAAAGCCAACAACAGGCACATTTATATGATAGGTATAGGaaccagaatttaaaaattagcttATTAAGATGGTATGTTGACAGAAATGGTGGTGGATGAAGGTTTGACTTGGAggatgaacatacaatacagtgtacagaaatgtgttatagaattgggcgcCTGAAGCCCATATAacattgttaaccagtgtcatggtaataaattcaattaaaaaataaatgtaacaggGGTAACTATAAATTTTGCATTTGGATTAGCACAGATATGGGTGTTCCAGTGAAAAATAACTTGTGACTTTAATTGATTACAATCACTTTATGAACTGAGTTATGCAATTGCTAAAAATGCTAGCATTAAGTTACTTTAACATAAGTAGTAAGTAGTTATATCAAGGACGGTGTGAGTCCCTCTATGTTCTGCATTAACAAACCATTTCTATAGAGGTGAGTTTAATTTTGGATGCTAAATTTAAATAAGACCTTGATAAATTATAGAGTATCCATAGAAGGCGACTAAGGTCTGCTAGGATCTAGAATCTTGATCATGCAAGAAAGGGTCAAGAATCTGGAGCACAGCTCCAGGGAGACCAACCAGCTTTATGCAGCACATGGCACGAACTGTTGCCCTCGAACACATGTTTAGAAGCATCTGCTTGGGTTGTTAAAACAGAGACTTCTGTGTTCTGCACATAGAAATTCAGACTTAGAAGACTGGGGCCTTCAAAACTGCATTTTGACACTCAACCCAAGGGAATGATGCAGGAGGTGTGAAGACTTTCAGAAACTCTGTTCTCATGCAATTCATGTAAAAGGGACATTGGaattacaaagaaacaaaatgtatccacattttaaaaaacaacttttctgaATAACAATCAGAGTTAGAAAAtagtgggtcaaaaggcagttctatttttaacttttgaggaatctccatactgttttccacagtggctgcaccagtctgcattcccaccagcagtgcaggagggttccctttcttcacatcctcaccagcacttattctgtgttgttttgttgatgagcgccattctgactggtatgaggtggtatctcattgtggttttaatttgcatttctctagtgattagtgatgttgagcattttttcatatgcctattggccatctgtatgtcctctttggagaagtgtctattcatttctttcgcccattttttgattggattgtttgtcttcctggtgttgagttttacaagttctttataaattttggttattaaccacttatcagatgtattgtcgaatatgttctcctattgtgtggtttgtctttttattctgttcatattgtctttagctgtgcaaaagctttttcgtttgatatagttccatttgtttatcctgtcttttatttcacttgcccgtgagataaaccagcaaatatattgctgctatagatgtcagtgagcttactgcctatgttttcttctaagatgcatatggtttcacaacttacatttaattcttttatccattttgattttatttttgtgaatggtataaattgatggtctagtttcattttttttttttgcaggtagctgtccagttttcccaacaccacttgttaaagagactgactttactccattgtatgctcttacctcctttgtcaaatatcaattgtccataaaggtgtgggtttatttctgggttctctgttctgttccattgatctatatgcctgttcttatgccactatcaagctgttttgagtacagtggccttgtagtataacttgatatcaggaagtgtgatacctcccactttagtcttcatttttaagattggtgaggctattcatgttattttttggttccatacaaatttttggaatatatgttctatctttgaagtatgtcattggtattttaataggtattgcattgaatttattgaattgctttgggtaatatagacattttaatgatgtttattcttcctaaccatgtaCATGGTATATatccttccacttgtttgtgtcttccttgattttttttatcaatgttttataattttttgagtacaagtctttaatctccttggttaaatttactcttagctactttatattttttgttgcaatagtgaagttgaattatttccttaatttctctttttgacatttcattgtttgtgtataaaaatgcctctgatttctgtatattaattttatatcctgccaccttgccgaattcatttatgacgtccagtagttttttgactgagactttagggttttctgtatacaatatcatatcatctgcaaataatgatagttttacttattcttttccaatttggatgccttttatttcttcttcttgtctgattgctgtggctaggacttccagaactatgttgaataagagtggcgaaagggggcacccctgccttgttcttgatcttagattgcttttaatttttgcccattaattatgatgttggctttggttttgtcatagatggcctttatcatgttgaggtatgttccctgtatccccactttgctgagagttttgatcatgaatgggtgctggattttatcaagtgctttctctgaatctattgaaattatcatgtggtttttcttcttccttttctttatgtggtaaatcatattgattgatttacaaatgttgtaccatccttgcctcacCAGAacaaatcacacttgatcatgatgtataatttttttaatgtatttctgaatctagtttgctaatattatgttgggtattttagcatctaaattcatcaaggatattggcctataatattctttctttgtgttgtctttgcctggttttggaatcagaattatgctcgcctcataaaaggaacttggaagtgctccttcctcttgaattttttgaaatagcttgagaaggacagaagttagttcttctttgaatatttggtagaattcaccagtgaagccatcgggcccagggtttttgtttttggggagttttttgataaatgttttgatctcatttgttgtaaacagtctatttaggttttctgattcctccagattgaattttggatgattatgttttaaggaatttctccatttcacctaggttgtttaattttttggcatacagttcctcatactattttcttacaatattttgtatttctgttgtgtcagttgttatgtctccactctcatttctaattttatttatttgagtcctctctcttcttttcttggtgagtctcattaaaggttcatctatcttgtttaccctttcaaagaaccagctcttggtttcattgatcctctgtattgtttctttagtctctatgtcatttatttccactctgatctttattatttcctttcttctactacctctgggctttacttgctgttctttttctagttcttttagatgcagggctaggctgtttatttgagctttttctagcttcttaaggaatgcctatagtgctatgaacttccctctcaagactgcttttgctgtttcccataaattttgagttgttgtatgctcattatcatttgtttctaggaatttttttatttcttctttgatttcattgttaactcatttgttatttaataacatgctatttagtttccatgtgtttgagtatatttcagtttttctgttgtggtagatttcttgtttcatgctattgtgatcagagaaaatgcttgatatgatttcaatcttcttaaatttgtgttgagactgcttttgtgtcctaacatgtggtatatcctagagaatgtaccataccatgagcacttgaaaagaatgtatattctgctgctttagggtgaaaggttctgaagatacctattaaatcaagtttatctagtgtgtcttttaagtctgctgtttttttgctaattttctttcttgaggatctatttagtgatgttactggggtattgaaatcctctactatcatagtattgctgttgatttcaccctttatatccatcaaagtctgctttatatatttaggtgctcctatattaggtgcatagatatttataatggttatatcttcctgttagattgctttctttatcattatgtagtgaccttctttatctcttactatattctttgttttaaagtccactttgtctgatataagtattgctaccccagttttttttttcatttccatttgcatgaaatgtttttttccaaccttttaccttcaacctatatgcatcttttgttttgagatgtgtctcttgaagacagcatatgtatgggtcctgttttcttatccacgcagctactctatgtcttttgatcagatcatttaatccatttacatttaaggttattattgatatgtagttgtttattgccattttattatttaaagctatattcctcttttgctatattctatttgccctttgttctgtttaccacaggctccttaacatttcttgcaacattggtttggttgtaatgaattccttgagatttttgtctgggaagctttttatttctccttcaattttaaacgatagccttgctggataaaatagtcttggttgtaggctcttgttctgcattactttgaatatttcttgccattcccttctggcctcaagtggttctgttgagaagttggatgtcatttttatgggggctcctttgtaggtgatagccttcttttctctagcagcttttaatattttctctttatctctttgctttgctattttaattatgatgtgtcttgtgaatttctttgggtttctctttaatggagttctctgtgcttcttgaatttgtgtgactatTCCCTGCATCAAcgtagggaaattttcagctatgatttgattgaacaaggtctctgccccttgttctttctgtttttcttcagaaattcctatgatgcggatgttgtttctctttagattgtcacagagctctcttagagttttctcagatttttaaattctcttttctttttgctgttctgcttccatgttttcatttatcttgtcttctaaatcattgattcaatcctctgcgtTTATCCTTCCTGCTTTTAATtgtttctagtgtagtcttcatttcagatattgtatttgtcatttctgactcgttcttctttattatttcaatgtcctttttaatacttgttatttctttatttatgtgctcactgtggccatccattgttgttttaagatctttcagcattctaataatcattattctaaactgcATTCGGTAGTTTACTTatatccatctcactcagctttttcttttttttttctttttttttaatgtcagaataaatttagttttgtcgtatttatttgtttaattaccataaaagcacgcttggactttatatttttttctttaatatttgacttaattattataacacatttctcagaaatttgtatatagtgcgcctacaattatttgcaggattttaaatgcgccccaacttcaaaaagtttgagaaccactggcctagacacTGTTTCCCATATCCATACCCATCTGTTAGAATCTGGCCATCTCTAAATTCAGTATTTGTTGACTACTGACCACATGCCAAGCATAGACTCAGATTGcgtactcattcattcaacaaaaatgcAGTGAGACTtactacaggtcaggcaccacATAATGGTGAACCAAATAGACATTGGTCCCTGTCCCCAAGGAGCTATAGTCTAGTTTATATTGACTGAGTGCCTACTATATACAGATCCTGTACTAAGCACTTTATCtggattattttacttaatctgtCTGAGAAATTGCTTTGTTTAAGGAGCACATCAAACTGaattataaagaaatgaaaggttCTGCCAGAGGCAAAGTTGGACCTCGGAGATAAGTTTCAAAGCGGAGATTCCCAGAACCAGAGGCTTCCCTGGGCCCTTGAAACCCGCCGTTGTGTTTGACACActcatctcctcctctcaccagTGCACCCAGACCACAGAACAGGAGTCCGATCCTGTATCTTTTCTCTGGAGCAGCTGGTCCGGAGGGCTGCTCCCAACCTGTCTACCGAACTTGCCGCTCTTACCTACAGCCCTGGGTTCCTCCCCCAGTGTGGCTCATTGACTCTCAGAGCTTTCTCCGGATGGGGCCTCCGCTCAAGATCGCCCATCGAGACACCCGCATTacagagaaaacaaacacagGTCCTGAGTGCTTCAAAATCCCTTCTACGTCCTCGCTGGCCCTTTTCCCCCCGGGGAATGGAACGAGGAAATTAAGTGCTTTCTGGATGTCCGGCATATCCAGCCCTAAACGCAGGCTGGTTCCCAGGGCGATTCTCCGCGCTGGGTTGAGACTGTTTCGTATTCTGGGCACCTTTACACATGTCCCATCCCTGTCGCCAAACTGTAGATGATCaacccccctcccaccacccacgACCGCCGCCCTCTCGCGCAAACCCCAGGCCCCGGA carries:
- the LRIT3 gene encoding leucine-rich repeat, immunoglobulin-like domain and transmembrane domain-containing protein 3, which gives rise to MRLLACLGIVLSFLEGVSCLCPSQCTCDYHGRNDGTGSRSVLCNDLDMNEIPMNLPVDTEKLRIEKTVVHRIPAEAFYYLVELQYLWVTYNSVTSLEASSFYNLRQLHELRLDGNSLAAFPWASLLDMPHLRTLDLHNNRITSVPNEAVRYLKNLTYLDLSSNRLTTLPPEFLESWSHVLTALSRSLDISPKRIILGLQDNPWFCDCHISKMIEVSKVADPAIVLLDPLMVCSEPEHLTGILFQRAELTQCLKPSVMTSATQITSALGSNVLLRCDATGYPTPQLTWTRYDSLPVNYTVIQESPGEGVRWSIISLTGISYKDAGDYKCKAKNLAGTAEAVVTVTVVGVVTTTVASDTSERRTGDHPEQDVQPESRRSTSIDGPSPSPWLSSSSSFSLSSSTFLSTSTSSPPSAASFPLSPFFSSIVSSTTTLSTRISTGTTMANRQSLQLHPDGKKNLKVNRSRSKLPLASASKKEELALLDRAMPMETNATIEHLRAVIETKESVTLMWSTVNSMHDSEVTVLYSKHGEKDLVLLNADSSKNQITIDGLEPGRQYIACVCPKGVPPQKDQCITFSTDRVEEGHGQGPFLIVVSSTACVVFLPLIFFLLYKVCKLQCKSESFWEDDLAKETYIQFETLSPRSQSIGELWTRRHRDDSEKLLLYSGSSVESQMTFKTEGSRPDYYC